Proteins encoded together in one Corallococcus soli window:
- a CDS encoding trypsin-like peptidase domain-containing protein, whose translation MELEGSEREELTHALLGAFASVEELHRMVTVKCGRDFVLPVEREGAARARALVHTAEAEGWTDTLVRGAQAAAPGHPRIRRFLQSYFSSVQRSVSASALARIVRAAKQPMTPEDWRDRLALLSRRVCRVELDGGRALGTGFLVAPDVVLTNSHVIEHRLVEALRVRFDLKVLPERIAVHPGRVYAVTACLAQSPHSPADLMHPRPREATRDELDYAFLRIQDAPGEDRLGDRPRGFIPLPLSPAPFTTGALALVVQHPKGRPMQVALDTFQALNRSHTRITYCTNTHPGSSGSPCFTQDLELVALHHSGDPRPGHEAAEDDEGIPLETIRASLPSPVLRHLGWD comes from the coding sequence ATGGAGCTTGAAGGCTCCGAGCGGGAGGAACTCACCCACGCCCTCCTGGGCGCATTCGCCTCGGTGGAGGAGCTCCACCGGATGGTCACGGTGAAGTGCGGTCGGGACTTCGTGCTCCCCGTGGAGCGGGAGGGCGCGGCCCGGGCCCGGGCGCTCGTGCACACCGCGGAGGCGGAGGGGTGGACGGACACGCTCGTGCGCGGCGCGCAGGCGGCGGCGCCCGGCCACCCGCGCATCCGTCGCTTCCTCCAGTCGTACTTCTCCTCCGTGCAGCGCAGCGTGTCCGCCAGCGCGCTGGCGCGCATCGTCCGGGCGGCGAAGCAGCCCATGACGCCGGAGGACTGGAGGGACAGGCTGGCCCTGCTGTCGCGGCGCGTGTGCCGGGTGGAACTGGACGGGGGCCGCGCGCTGGGCACGGGCTTCCTGGTGGCGCCGGACGTGGTGCTCACCAACTCGCACGTCATCGAGCACCGGCTGGTGGAGGCGCTGCGCGTGCGCTTCGACCTGAAGGTGCTGCCCGAACGCATCGCCGTGCACCCCGGCCGCGTGTACGCGGTGACGGCGTGCCTGGCGCAGAGCCCGCACAGCCCGGCGGACCTGATGCACCCGCGCCCGCGAGAGGCCACGCGCGACGAGCTGGACTACGCCTTCCTGCGCATCCAGGACGCGCCCGGCGAGGACCGGCTGGGGGACCGCCCGCGCGGCTTCATCCCGCTGCCCCTGTCGCCCGCGCCCTTCACCACCGGCGCCCTGGCGCTCGTCGTGCAGCACCCCAAGGGCCGGCCGATGCAGGTGGCGCTGGACACGTTCCAGGCGCTCAACCGTTCGCACACGCGCATCACGTACTGCACCAACACGCACCCGGGCTCGTCCGGCTCGCCGTGCTTCACGCAGGACCTGGAGCTGGTCGCGCTGCACCACAGCGGCGACCCGCGCCCCGGCCACGAGGCCGCCGAGGACGACGAGGGCATCCCCCTGGAGACCATCCGCGCCAGCCTGCCGTCCCCCGTCCTTCGCCACCTGGGCTGGGACTGA